The Eggerthella guodeyinii sequence TCGTGGCCGCGTTCATGATCTACGGCGAGCTCATCCACGCGAACGATGCGGCGTTTCTCACGAAGAAGATCGAAGGCGAGCTCGACCGCGTCGACGAGGTGTGCGACATCCCGAAGCAGAACGCGACGGACGTGCCGCTCGCGCCCGCCGATTTCGGCATCGAGATGAACGGCGTCTCGTTCGGTTACGACGCCGACCGGCGCGTCATCGACGACGTGTCGCTGCGCATCCCGCAGGGCACGAGCTGCGCCATCGTGGGGCCCAGCGGCTCGGGCAAGACGACGCTCGTGAACCTCATGGCCCGATTCTGGGACGTGGACGCCGGCGCGGTGCTGCTCGGGGGCCAGGACGTGCGCGAGGGCACGGCCGAGAGCCTGCTCGCGCACGTATCGATGGTGTTCCAGAACGTGTACCTGTTCAACGACACCGTGGAGAACAACATCAAGTTCGGCATGCCGAACGCCACCCATGCCGACGTGGAGGCCGCCGCCAGGCGCGCCCGCTGCCACGAGTTCATCATGCAGCTGCCGCAGGGCTACGACACGGTGCTCGAGGAGGGCGGCGCCAGCCTCTCGGGCGGCGAGCGCCAGCGCATCTCCATCGCGCGCGCCATCATGAAGGATGCGCCCATCGTCATCTTGGACGAGGCTACGAGCTCGGTCGATCCTGAGAACGAGCACGAGCTGATCGCCGCCATCGGCGAGCTCACGCGCGGCAAGACCCTCGTGTCCATCGCGCATCGCCTGAACACGGTGGCCGGCGCCGATCAGATCCTCGTGGTGGACGAGGGCCGCATCGTGCAGCGGGGCACGCACGACCAGCTCATGGGCGAGCAGGGGCTCTACCGCGACTTCGTGAACCTGCGACGCGAAGCCGCCGGCTGGCGCCTGGCGGGGTAGGGCGCGCGCCTTCGCGCGCCGCCTGCGAAATGTCCGATCGGAGTAGGCGCGCGGCTGTTTGGAGCGGAACGGGCGGCCCGTTTCTGCTATACCGGAGGGAAGGGAAACGCACTGCGCGCGCGGCGGCCGCCCGCGCGGAGAGGAGGTGCAGGTGAAGCAGCCTGTTCATGAGTCTGCCGAAGACTATCTGAAAGCCGTGCTGGCGCTGGAGCGCGAGCACGGCTATGTCCGCGCCGTGGACGTAGCCGGCCGGCTGGGCGTGTCGAAGGCGAGCGTGTCGAAGGCGCTGTCCAAGCTGGAGCGCCAGAAGCTCGTGCACGTGGTGGCCCACGACGTGCGGCTCACCGCC is a genomic window containing:
- a CDS encoding ABC transporter ATP-binding protein, which encodes MFALIKRVLDLAGSFSPAARRSLTWGMVCNILKAFFMAGMLGAVFWALENRDHLDAVVALQCLGILAVSVIGQYVFQYLVDITMDAQGFHIFRDLRLRVGDRLKAAPMGYFSEQRLSAVTTTLTTTVHQLEEFMTICLTGLTGGVAMAVIMSLFFLAVAWPIAAITFAGIAAGLCVLNVLRRRATSVTREVTAAQEAMTDKVIEYARGMAVLRTFATPDESLAAAKASFQQKRAADYHQEAAAQGILKLYALVFNLASCAVLFTACALYLNGALPLSWALTLLVAAFMIYGELIHANDAAFLTKKIEGELDRVDEVCDIPKQNATDVPLAPADFGIEMNGVSFGYDADRRVIDDVSLRIPQGTSCAIVGPSGSGKTTLVNLMARFWDVDAGAVLLGGQDVREGTAESLLAHVSMVFQNVYLFNDTVENNIKFGMPNATHADVEAAARRARCHEFIMQLPQGYDTVLEEGGASLSGGERQRISIARAIMKDAPIVILDEATSSVDPENEHELIAAIGELTRGKTLVSIAHRLNTVAGADQILVVDEGRIVQRGTHDQLMGEQGLYRDFVNLRREAAGWRLAG
- a CDS encoding metal-dependent transcriptional regulator, which translates into the protein MKQPVHESAEDYLKAVLALEREHGYVRAVDVAGRLGVSKASVSKALSKLERQKLVHVVAHDVRLTAEGRAVAERVSERHAFFRALLRAAGVEAVVADEEACRLEHCLCEDSFRKLVTALDARG